The Juglans regia cultivar Chandler chromosome 10, Walnut 2.0, whole genome shotgun sequence genome includes the window GGGTAATTGAAGTGGATTATCTTGGTCATATCATCTCTGCCCAAGGTGTACAGGCAGACCTTGCGAAGGTAAAATCTATGCTAGAATGGGCAGTTCCCAAGAATCCTAAAGCCTTGAGAGGGTTCTTAGATTTGACTAGCTATTATAGAAAGTTTGTTAAAAATTATTGGTTGTTGGTAGCCCCTAACCAATCTCCTCAGGGAAAATGCATTTATGTGGAGCGTTGAAGCTAATCAAGCCTTTACTAAATTAAAAGAGGTTACATGTAACACCCAGTCCATTGAGGAGCCAAACCACCTACAAAATGCAAGGTTTTGAtgtgtaaatttttcttttttttccccccctaTTTACCTCCTACGTTTTCACAATTTTACCTCCCCGTGCTTGTCTCCTTCCCGTCAGTTTTTATTCTCACCAATTCATCCACCTTCACGCCACCTCATTTAAGTTTTCTATCTATTTCCTCAATTGCCTCTGAATTTGCCATGCCACACTACCCCCACAAACTCTTCCTTTGCTCCCTTATTTTCCCATAAGTTCTCACAACCCCACGTATGCCACTCACTGCCTTCCTCCATAGTGCACCGGGTGAAGCAGCACTACTGTCACTCCCTCAAACTGCAACCACCAAAACACAATGCAACAAGCCGCCAACCCCACTTCTGTTAAACCATACTCTTCCATTGTGACACCTAGTCAGTCCGAGTGAAAAGTAACCCACCCACCACGAAGTTTCCCATCACGACCAAGGAAGCCCCCATGTCTCACGGCGTCTCACCTTCACGGACTTCACTCCACCCTTGTCTCACGGAACAACCCCAAGCTACTGCAACGTGAGAGGACCCCATTGCTGCAGTCCGTTCCCGACGATAGATCAAGCACACCGTGAGCCTCCTTCACACCTCCTCCCTCTGATCAGCCATCTCCCAATTCCACCTagccgtgcaccaccaccccacctCACGAAAACCACCACGGTTGACACCACCACGAGCCACCTTTCTCACGGAAAACCCAGCCATTTATTCCCCTGTTTTTCCACAGCCGAAACAGAGCCACCCCTTTATAGCCATTCCTCAACTCCTTCTCAGTACCACCAGCCACAACAAGGTTACACAGAAACCGCTGGCGAAAAACTTTCCGTCACCCCTTATCCGCCTCACATCGCTTTGTTGCCTACGGTGAGCTACCTCTCCCTACCTCATGCTGAACTCCCTTCCTcccactcatctctctctctgcccctCTCGCTCTCATTGCCCAGCATGGCAGCCTTGCCGCCGTACCCTCTCCTCTGCCCTTTAGCCGCGTCACCACAGTTCCTCCTGCCCAGCCCGTCGCACCTTGCCCTTCCACGCATATCTCGGTTTCAGTTGTATGTCCATGCCGCCGCACCTCaattcatttgtttttcatgtttgttgACTGAAAGagtttattgtatatatatatgggtaatTTTTGCAACCTAATAGAATATGAATTATTACTATTATGCCCTtatcatgttttcaaatgattAAGTATTACAGAAGCTATTGTATAGTTGGTTtacgaaataaataaaattacattattacctttgagttacaagttacattattgtgttttaaacttttaatatgtgTTAGTAAACTCTAAGTTACCTATATttacagaaattatttttataagttaaattgattttaagtaaggttttctttcaaaagtaagAGATAATGtcgtaattttattatgatcgaatttattaaataattattgttttataacttaaaaaggAATTTTGGTacaattatgttatttagtattaaatttgatagtttgatttttcaATCGTAAGTTAGTTATAATTTAATACTTTAGTCGAGgattaaatttatgatattttaggcTTTCGCggaatttagatttttaggaaaatcagTTACTTAGCGTTTCAATTGtaagtattgaaaaattgtGTTAATTTCGGATATGTATGGGAGTACGTGatattttataggtgaagattaattTTCGTCCTGTATTGCTACGGAGAAATCCTGAAAGGTTAcaaagttcaggtaagcggggtccatatactagttttgcataaaagaaattaaatgaggttgactttgaaaataagcaggTTGGTTtgtgaaaagaaatctgaaaacgacctcagatgtttattctgcatatgcataaattcaatataagagaaagtattttctgtcatgactggtgtagatatgagctaattttgtgcattctgtttctgaactatgcaaaaagagcgaatatgaaaatctaaaagtttttgttatgaaaaaatgaagatgttttggattctgtttatttttaacatgggaaatgatctgaagctattcagtattttgttttgatatgatgtgtcatttgaaaaccttggcatgaagttttgattctgtatctgaatgtgatctgattTCGATGATGTTTCGTTCTATTTTGttatgtttctgttaaggcccaaccacgggtataatgattgtttataatcctaccacgggagtgaaacatggtatacggcccagccatgggtataatgatagtttataaccctaccacaaggatgaaacatggtatacagcccaaccacgggtataatggtggtttataactctaccagaGGGGTttaacatggtatttgtcccaacatgatgctatgagatgatataaatataatgattcagtttggatatgccaaaagattttctttttgtgaacaaatttgtttttctgaaaatttcgctctgatattttgtacaaagttttgttatgcattctgaaagtaaatatgttgtttttgcataccgaactttataaatgctcatgtttacatggtAGTATAtactctctgcttactgagttgttgataactcaccccttatctcctcaatatttttctgatattttgattgttcaactgatgatcaagattatgaggcattgggtgagatgatttaattatagtGGTTTAAGCATatgaagtttttatgagtattgtcgatctttattaagaaattttattgtgttatgatgacttggcattttgaaaaattggttatattgaggaaattagattgaatcgaattttctatatgctattgggaatttggagtctatttttatattgttgaaagatGAGTTTAAGGGTTAGGAAATAACTATCAGACCCGTGCGGGACCGAGGCGTTACATTACTACTCAGCCCCCGGTACTTAAGCTACCATATTTTTTGTGTCCCTTCACTATAGAGTGTGATACTAGTGGGGAAGGGATTAGGGCTATCCTAATGCAGTTTGGACAACCAATAGGTTTTATGAGCAAGGTGTTGAAGGGAAAGGCTTTACTCCTCTTCATATATGAAAGGGAATTGTTGTCGTTAGTGATGACAATACAGAAGTGGCATCCTTACCTTTTGGGACAgtcatttgtgattaaaatagacCGGCAAGCGTTGAGATTTTTATTAAAGCAAAGGGTAGGGACTAAAGCACAATAAAAGTGGCTCACAAGACTAATGAGGTACGcgtttaaaattgaatataagAAGGGGATTGGATGCCCTTTCTAGAAGGGAAGAGTATGGGAAAGACATAGGAGGGGTACTGGCATAGATCATTTTTCCCCTCCAAAGTGGATTGAAGATCTCAAGCAGAGTTTCCAGCTTTCTCCTAAGTTCAGAGATCTGCTTAGTAAGCTCAGAGATGAGCTATAGGTTCCTAAGAGGGTCACTTTACAACATGGGCTTATTGTGAACAAGGGAAGACTCATAGTGGTGCTTGATTCCTCCTTTAAAGGGAGAGTTCTGCATAGATCCTATGGCTAGGCACTCAGGCTAGCTCAAAACTTACCAAAGAGttaaaagagattttatttGGGCAGACATGAAGAAAGACATCAAAAAGTGGGTTAATGAATGTGACATATGCCAGGCTACTAAGTATGAGACCATGCTCCTAGCAAGGATACTGTAACCACTTCCTATACCCCGGCAAGCCTAGACTGACATCTCTATAGACTTCATAGATGGGTTGCCAAAATCGAAGGGGGTCACTGTCATCTATGTAGTTGTGGATCGATTTACCAAATATGGTCATTTTGTGGCACTCTCTCATCCCTGCACAGGTCAAGATGTGGCCTAGACGTTTATGGAATCAGTGTTCAAATTACATGGGTTTCCTAGATCTATTGTGTCCGATAGGGGTCCCGATTTTCTAAGCTCTTTTTGGAAGAACTTATTTTCTCTACAAGGTACTACCCTTAATTATAGCTCTACCTATCACTTAATAGGAGTTTGGAAGGATACCTTCGATGTTACACAAGTCAGAAACCCAAGACATGGAGCCAATGGCTACTACTAGCGAAGTGGTGGTACAATAGTTACTACTACAGTTCCACAAAGCTCACTCCTTTCGAGATTTTATATGGTTACCCACCCCTAAACTACTAGCATGCATCCCAAAACTTCAAACAATGATTCGGTGAATAAGTTACTAAAAAGCAAAGCTCACATTTTGAATCTTTTGAAAGCAAATATCGAAGCAACACAGAATTGAATGAAAATTGATGTAGACAACAAAGAACCAAGAGGGATTTCAAGGAAGGGGACTGGTTTTAGCTTCATCTCCAACCGTACCATTAGAAGATAGTGGCCGTCCACCATAACTTGAAGCTTGCTCTGCGCTTCTATGGGCCTTTTCAAGTGATCCAAAGACTTAGATTTGTGGCCTACCGTCTAGATTCACCATCCACCTCCAAGATCCATTCGATTTTTCACATCTCTTGCTTAAAGCGGAAGCTAGGGGAGCATTTAGCCACTCCCCACCTTACGCCTCATTAACGACTTAAGGGAAGTCCTACCGGAGCTAGAGGCACTTTTAGACCGCCTTCTCAAGCGACAAGGCCATAGACTAGTGAACGAAGTTTTGATAAAGTGGGTAGGAGCCTCTTCGGAAGATAATAATTGGGAAAAATTGTAGAAGCTTCAAATCCTATACctacaccttgtgggcaaggtcctgTAAGCATGGGAGATTGTCTCGGTGCTTCATGAAGGAGAACATAGAGGGAAAAAGATAAAAGTGGGATCTTTCATCTTTGTGGAAGATGAAAGTACGGGACGAGGGAATGAAGAAATGAAGCAAAGTTTCGTGAAAAGGAGGGCCACAGAACACTCgattatttatctataatttaaaatatatcacaaaatctcattttttttattttatatactgacTTTTACGTTATGTCATccatcaatttatctattttttctttatatcatttaaatattcctGGAGGACTAGAGGTGGCGGTTGAAGAAGCTCTCGTGGGGAGGAGTCACAGGTGGACTTGGGGAATTTGAGGTGGGGTTTGGGAGGGGAGTAGGGGGGAACGCAGGTCTGCGGGGTTTggagaaagaggaggagaagGGTGAGGCTGGCTATGGTGATGGAGGCGAAGGATAGCCTGTGAAGGAAGATTTGGATGTGCCTATCCATTTTCATTGTTGAGGATCGATCTGAATGGTTTGGTTCATTCTTGACGAGTGCGACGGCGCCAGATGGAAATGAGACGGCGAGACTGGCTGAGGGAAGGTTATATTTGTTTTGTACAGAGGAACAAGAGAGATGGAAAGAATGgagatgattatatatatatataattatatatatatatatatatatatatatatatatatattctggaTATAACCCGGTGTGTTTCTACAACCAGTCAGCCTCCCATTCGTTGGTGTATTTCTCCCAGTTGTAAAGAAACAACAGACAACTAACTGTACTGTCAAAACATATTTAGGACAATAAACACATCACAAAGCTGACTTATCTCAGCAAACTTCATAGTGCTGCTTCATATGAAACACAATCAGATCATCATTCATATTGATGTTTCTCGCAAACTAGAAGTCCATTCGGTACTTGTGTGTGCTCGACTTGAAGAACTTGCTGTGCTAGACAGGCCTTTTCTAAGAACGAAAGCTGGTTGTCTAGGAGTTGGAACTGTCGCAGTCTCACTGTCAAGCATGGCAATGATATTTGAGATGGTGGGGCGGTCACTTGGGTCTTCTTGTACGCATAAGAATGCAATATTAACGCATTTCAAGAACTGATCAACATTGCAACTCTCCCGCAAGGATTGGTCCATTGAGTCCAACACCCTGTTTTCTTCCCACAATCTCCATGCCTGATACATTTTTTAAGTAGATATTGGTATGAAGTATAAGACCACAAAAAACAGAACTGATGATTATGAAAAGCTATAAATTGCTTACATAAGCTACAAGGCTCATGGCTTCTTCTGATTGATAAAATCCTATATTCTTTTTTCCACATATTATCTCAAGGAGAACTATtccaaaactataaacatcGGATTTGACTGAGAAAATTCCATTTAATGCATACTCCGGAGACATATAGCCCCTGCATTAGAAAAATTTCCAGTCAACAAAGTTGGCACATGCATGAGTTTTGTTCAATTGAGTTTGGAGATTGAGAATTGTGGTATTCTAGTATACAAAAATGAGCTTTCAGAGTTATATTGACTACCATAAACTTACAAAGTTCCGGCTACTCGGGTTGTGTTATCCccagtttcttttcctccaacCATCCTTGCCAAACCAAAGTCAGATATTTTGGGGTTCATCTCCTCATCAAGAAGAATGTTGCTGGTTTTCAGATCTCTATGGATGATCCTCAATCTAGAGTCTTGGTGAAGATAAAGAAGTCCTCTAGTTATTCCCAAGATAATGTTGAAGCGGATGTTCCAGTCCAAAAGCATGCTTTGATTTTTATCTTGCAAGGTTTCCATTTTCCATTGAAGAACACAATTTTAGAACAGAAACAAATTAAGCTTTTACTCAAATAAGATACTGTTTTATCAAGCACCGTAAGAAATTAGGGATTTGGTTTAGAAACTAACcaaatataaatgagtctaAGCTTCTGTTTGGCATGTACTCATAGAGTAAAATCTTTTCATCTCCATTTATGCAATATCCTCGAAGTCTAACAAGATTCCTATGTTGGAGTTTTGAAATCAGCACCACCTCATTTTTAAATTCCTGTAAGCCTTGTCGTGATACACTTGAGAGCCTCTTTACAGCAATTTCATGACCTCCTGGAAACGTACCCTGCGACAAAATTACCCACAATATTACTGCTAACAGAAACTATTACAATGAACATACTAAATGATGCTTCTAAATTACCAGGTAAACAGGCCCATAGCCACCCTGCCCGAGCCTGTTTGCGTCTGAGAAGTTATTTGTAGCGGCTAGTATGCAGTCCAAATCAAAAAAGGGTACTTCTATGCCTTGCCCATCTTCTTCTATGGACCCAACCGAGTCTATCAAGTCTTTGACATGTTTTTCACTGTCCAATGCGTGAAgtgcttgttttcttttctcccttaTCACTTCTGAATGCCGTAGACAGCATGTTTAGTATTTACATGTTAATTACAGGATTCAACTACTAAGTGGTTTCATTCTGAATCAAATGGGGTATAAAACTAAAGATTGTGGAGTTACCTTGCCTCTTGGCCATCTTTcttatatacataaaaataatgatgCAAGCGAGAGCAGTCACACATGCAAGAGGTAACACAACAATCAGGAGCAATGGAATCTTTCTCGTTGAAGGCTGATCTTTTGAAGGCTCTTTCGAAGGCTCTTCTGAAGACGTAGGAAAATCACCTTctacaagaaagaaagaggacaTGTCTCActtagatatttaaaatattgaaatgacTCTTCTTGAATAGGTCTGTGACGATGTTCAAGATCAAATGGAAAAAACAGATATTGCTAAACAAGAAAGTAGTTTCAATAGAACAGACTCCTCTTTAGCAATAACATCACACTGGTCTAATCTGCAGAGGCATCTGACATAGCCATCCTAACCTTTAGTACAATTCAAATTTGAGCCATCCCACCGGAAGTTTGGATGGCAAAGGCACCTCAGCTTTCCATCTATGGTTGCATTGCAAGCTGAATTTGGCCAATCTTTGCAGCCCTCGGATGAAGTACAGGTTGGCTCCATTAATGGTGGCTTCCAACTAAACTCTACGCCGactttatttttgctttgtctaGAAGCGTTCGCTCTGCCTTTCAATTGACCAATGGAGTTGCCTATATCAGTAATAAATTTGCTGGTCGAAAAAAATGGCAATGACTCATTTAGCCACGGAATTATTCTTGAATTCCTAGCATCAAGATATTCTTGGAATTCGACTTGGATGACAATGTTTCGTGCACTTGGATCGATGCTAACAACACGTTGGGCGCCATTGGGTGCCTTGAAGTTAACCTGGCCTGACGAGTTGTTGCAGTCGAAAATGAAGTACATGGGGTCACCACAATCTTGTCCCGTGCTCAAGGGATAGGGGATCGTATATGTGCCACAAGGCTCACAAGTCCTTGCAGTTGATTCTGcaagattataaagttaaaaatagaaaatatacacTAAAAATTGAGCTTTGCCCCTTGTAGTTTTAGGAACCTGTTTAGCATTAAAACATGTTACATTGGCCAAATCAGACTGCCTaacaaaatcaaagattttGAAGTCCAGGTGAGAGTTGATTGTTTCTCACTTCCTTTTCCTTATCTATATtctctttttttgaaaagtagCTATAATACAATATTGGCCAATTCAGCTATTGAATCAACTCCTAATATTCTTACATTTTTAAAAGGATTACCTATGTCAGCTTTTGCTACGCGAACACAGAGGTTACGACCAAGGTGCTTATACTCCTCTTGAAGATCACCTATATTCTCATTCCAAACCCAGCAGATATTGTCACTAACAGTAGTAGTATCACCTCTTTCCGTGATGTTTTCAGCTTCCTGATATGAATAAGCGACGCACTGGCTACTTTCAAGACAACTcgtttcacattctgtttcatTTGCTACCTTGAAATCTGAATATGGGTCGCTCACTTTCATCATCTTTAAGCTCAAGAATATATCGATCTTATTTGATGTCGACGTCAAATTTCTGATGCACCCACCAGAAAAATCTCCGGAATCCCAATCAACAGGGTGAGTAGGCTTGAACCCCGGCAAACATTTGCATAGAAATGGCCAATTGTTA containing:
- the LOC109000305 gene encoding G-type lectin S-receptor-like serine/threonine-protein kinase At4g03230 isoform X1, which translates into the protein MASHRRTLNRRSSSRCLLSCVFFFLASSLHVNCYPGDILKHGEFISESGTLVSAEGTFELRFFTTRNDTTSPKIFVGICYKWDRDTVVWVANRDNPLPADVTGVFRIAEDGNLKVLDSSTGKQYWSTTLERSSSTNRTVKLMDSGNLVLSDDHMPTSLWESFKNPTDTFLSGMKMDENLTLTSWQEDDDPGSGLYTFKLDQQGEGHYVVSKKYLPHWKGRMPGTFSSSDEMPYLIPYLLSNFSESVKHYYKIDFPKNPSKQRSSNFIRLVMNNTGQLQYLTWDKTKRIWSLTWSKPEDECGIYNYCGKFGSCNINNWPFLCKCLPGFKPTHPVDWDSGDFSGGCIRNLTSTSNKIDIFLSLKMMKVSDPYSDFKVANETECETSCLESSQCVAYSYQEAENITERGDTTTVSDNICWVWNENIGDLQEEYKHLGRNLCVRVAKADIESTARTCEPCGTYTIPYPLSTGQDCGDPMYFIFDCNNSSGQVNFKAPNGAQRVVSIDPSARNIVIQVEFQEYLDARNSRIIPWLNESLPFFSTSKFITDIGNSIGQLKGRANASRQSKNKVGVEFSWKPPLMEPTCTSSEGCKDWPNSACNATIDGKLRCLCHPNFRWDGSNLNCTKEGDFPTSSEEPSKEPSKDQPSTRKIPLLLIVVLPLACVTALACIIIFMYIRKMAKRQEVIREKRKQALHALDSEKHVKDLIDSVGSIEEDGQGIEVPFFDLDCILAATNNFSDANRLGQGGYGPVYLGTFPGGHEIAVKRLSSVSRQGLQEFKNEVVLISKLQHRNLVRLRGYCINGDEKILLYEYMPNRSLDSFIFDKNQSMLLDWNIRFNIILGITRGLLYLHQDSRLRIIHRDLKTSNILLDEEMNPKISDFGLARMVGGKETGDNTTRVAGTLGYMSPEYALNGIFSVKSDVYSFGIVLLEIICGKKNIGFYQSEEAMSLVAYAWRLWEENRVLDSMDQSLRESCNVDQFLKCVNIAFLCVQEDPSDRPTISNIIAMLDSETATVPTPRQPAFVLRKGLSSTASSSSRAHTSTEWTSSLRETSI
- the LOC109000305 gene encoding G-type lectin S-receptor-like serine/threonine-protein kinase At4g03230 isoform X2 produces the protein MASHRRTLNRRSSSRCLLSCVFFFLASSLHVNCYPGDILKHGEFISESGTLVSAEGTFELRFFTTRNDTTSPKIFVGICYKWDRDTVVWVANRDNPLPADVTGVFRIAEDGNLKVLDSSTGKQYWSTTLERSSSTNRTVKLMDSGNLVLSDDHMPTSLWESFKNPTDTFLSGMKMDENLTLTSWQEDDDPGSGLYTFKLDQQGEGHYVVSKKYLPHWKGRMPGTFSSSDEMPYLIPYLLSNFSESVKHYYKIDFPKNPSKQRSSNFIRLVMNNTGQLQYLTWDKTKRIWSLTWSKPEDECGIYNYCGKFGSCNINNWPFLCKCLPGFKPTHPVDWDSGDFSGGCIRNLTSTSNKIDIFLSLKMMKVSDPYSDFKVANETECETSCLESSQCVAYSYQEAENITERGDTTTVSDNICWVWNENIGDLQEEYKHLGRNLCVRVAKADIESTARTCEPCGTYTIPYPLSTGQDCGDPMYFIFDCNNSSGQVNFKAPNGAQRVVSIDPSARNIVIQVEFQEYLDARNSRIIPWLNESLPFFSTSKFITDIGNSIGQLKGRANASRQSKNKVGVEFSWKPPLMEPTCTSSEGCKDWPNSACNATIDGKLRCLCHPNFRWDGSNLNCTKEGDFPTSSEEPSKEPSKDQPSTRKIPLLLIVVLPLACVTALACIIIFMYIRKMAKRQEVIREKRKQALHALDSEKHVKDLIDSVGSIEEDGQGIEVPFFDLDCILAATNNFSDANRLGQGGYGPVYLGTFPGGHEIAVKRLSSVSRQGLQEFKNEVVLISKLQHRNLVRLRGYCINGDEKILLYEYMPNRSLDSFIFDKNQSMLLDWNIRFNIILGITRGLLYLHQDSRLRIIHRDLKTSNILLDEEMNPKISDFGLARMVGGKETGDNTTRVAGTLGYMSPEYALNGIFSVKSDVYSFGIVLLEIICGKKNIGFYQSEEAMSLVAYAWRLWEENRVLDSMDQSLRESCNVDQFLKCVNIAFLCVQEDPSDRPTISNIIAMLDSETATVPTPRQPAFVLRKGLSSTASSSSRAHTSTEWTSSLRETSI
- the LOC109000305 gene encoding G-type lectin S-receptor-like serine/threonine-protein kinase At4g03230 isoform X3 — protein: MASHRRTLNRRSSSRCLLSCVFFFLASSLHVNCYPGDILKHGEFISESGTLVSAEGTFELRFFTTRNDTTSPKIFVGICYKWDRDTVVWVANRDNPLPADVTGVFRIAEDGNLKVLDSSTGKQYWSTTLERSSSTNRTVKLMDSGNLVLSDDHMPTSLWESFKNPTDTFLSGMKMDENLTLTSWQEDDDPGSGLYTFKLDQQGEGHYVVSKKYLPHWKGRMPGTFSSSDEMPYLIPYLLSNFSESVKHYYKIDFPKNPSKQRSSNFIRLVMNNTGQLQYLTWDKTKRIWSLTWSKPEDECGIYNYCGKFGSCNINNWPFLCKCLPGFKPTHPVDWDSGDFSGGCIRNLTSTSNKIDIFLSLKMMKVSDPYSDFKVANETECETSCLESSQCVAYSYQEAENITERGDTTTVSDNICWVWNENIGDLQEEYKHLGRNLCVRVAKADIESTARTCEPCGTYTIPYPLSTGQDCGDPMYFIFDCNNSSGQVNFKAPNGAQRVVSIDPSARNIVIQVEFQEYLDARNSRIIPWLNESLPFFSTSKFITDIGNSIGQLKGRANASRQSKNKVGVEFSWKPPLMEPTCTSSEGCKDWPNSACNATIDGKLRCLCHPNFRWDGSNLNCTKEGDFPTSSEEPSKEPSKDQPSTRKIPLLLIVVLPLACVTALACIIIFMYIRKMAKRQEVIREKRKQALHALDSEKHVKDLIDSVGSIEEDGQGIEVPFFDLDCILAATNNFSDANRLGQGGYGPVYLGTFPGGHEIAVKRLSSVSRQGLQEFKNEVVLISKLQHRNLVRLRGYCINGDEKILLYEYMPNRSLDSFIFDKNQSMLLDWNIRFNIILGITRGLLYLHQDSRLRIIHRDLKTSNILLDEEMNPKISDFGLARMVGGKETGDNTTRVAGTLHGDCGKKTGCWTQWTNPCGRVAMLISS